In Hahella sp. KA22, one genomic interval encodes:
- a CDS encoding ABC transporter permease subunit, which translates to MLLMGKDKGVAAMAANMGKYKGRSLWADAARRFARNKAALISLGVLALLLAFSLLGHYASDWSNETIDWGRLSNIYEQGQPNLESGHYFGLDHVGRDLYQRAVQGSRISLMIGVLGAFVAVVIGALYGAVSGFVGGKVDSLMMRLVDVLSAFPFMFLVIVLMAIFGRNVLLMFVAIGAVSWLNMARIVRGQTLSLKRKEFIEAAFTVGVHPMVIILRHVIPNLLGVVIVYAALLVPEMIMFESFISFLGLGVSEPQTSWGALISEGADNMRSTPWMLAFPMTLLIATLFCFNFIGDGLRDALDPKGN; encoded by the coding sequence ATGCTGTTGATGGGCAAAGACAAAGGCGTGGCGGCGATGGCCGCCAACATGGGTAAATACAAAGGCCGCAGCCTGTGGGCGGACGCGGCCAGACGCTTCGCGCGCAACAAGGCGGCGTTGATCAGCCTGGGCGTGCTGGCGCTGCTGCTGGCGTTCTCTCTTTTGGGGCACTATGCCTCAGATTGGAGCAACGAAACCATTGATTGGGGGCGCCTGAGCAATATCTACGAACAAGGGCAGCCCAATTTGGAAAGCGGGCACTACTTCGGCCTCGATCATGTGGGGCGCGATCTGTATCAACGAGCAGTGCAGGGCAGCCGGATCTCATTGATGATCGGCGTGCTCGGCGCGTTTGTGGCGGTGGTCATCGGGGCCCTGTACGGCGCGGTATCCGGGTTTGTCGGCGGTAAAGTCGACAGCCTGATGATGCGGCTGGTGGACGTGCTCAGCGCGTTTCCGTTTATGTTCCTGGTCATCGTGTTGATGGCGATTTTCGGGCGCAATGTGCTGTTGATGTTCGTCGCCATCGGGGCGGTGAGCTGGCTGAACATGGCCCGTATCGTGCGCGGTCAGACCCTGAGTTTGAAGCGTAAGGAATTTATTGAGGCTGCGTTCACCGTTGGGGTGCATCCCATGGTGATTATCCTGCGACATGTCATTCCCAACCTGCTGGGCGTGGTTATCGTTTACGCCGCGCTGCTGGTGCCGGAAATGATCATGTTCGAATCATTCATTTCCTTCCTCGGCCTGGGCGTCTCCGAGCCGCAGACCTCCTGGGGCGCATTGATTTCTGAGGGCGCCGACAACATGCGCAGCACCCCCTGGATGCTGGCGTTTCCCATGACGCTGCTGATCGCCACGCTGTTCTGCTTTAACTTCATCGGCGATGGGTTGCGCGACGCATTGGATCCCAAGGGTAATTGA
- a CDS encoding oligopeptide/dipeptide ABC transporter ATP-binding protein yields the protein MTLLQVENLSVSFSTPEGSVKAVSGLSYSVEKGATLGIVGESGSGKSQSVFAILGLLASNAHVSGSIKFNGRELIGLSEQELNRIRSKEIGIIFQDPMTSLNPFMRVSDQLTEVLMHHKGMSKKDALNEAIRMLDAVRIPQARERVNMYPHEFSGGMRQRVMIAMSLLCNPQMLIADEPTTALDVTVQAQIMHLMRELQRELSISIVLITHDLGIVAGACDHTMIMYGGRMMEYGSTLDIFKTPSHPYTQGLLKAIPRPDDESDELYSIPGNPPNLLNPPTGCPFAERCCEASEQCEARVPALEALSGSRLRACHKPWTPPHRKEPPAAGARLELEAGVRGDVL from the coding sequence ATGACATTGTTGCAAGTAGAAAATCTAAGCGTGTCCTTCAGCACTCCCGAAGGATCGGTCAAGGCGGTCAGCGGACTGAGCTACAGCGTCGAAAAAGGCGCAACCCTGGGCATTGTGGGGGAGTCCGGCTCCGGCAAAAGCCAGAGCGTGTTCGCCATTCTCGGGCTGCTGGCCAGCAACGCCCATGTGTCCGGCAGCATCAAATTCAATGGACGTGAACTGATTGGCCTGAGCGAGCAGGAGCTGAATCGCATCCGCTCGAAAGAAATCGGCATTATCTTTCAGGACCCGATGACTTCGCTGAACCCCTTTATGCGGGTCAGCGATCAGCTGACTGAAGTGCTGATGCACCATAAAGGGATGTCGAAAAAGGACGCGCTCAATGAAGCCATCCGTATGCTGGACGCCGTGCGCATCCCGCAGGCGCGGGAGCGGGTGAACATGTATCCCCATGAGTTTTCCGGGGGCATGCGGCAACGGGTGATGATCGCCATGTCGCTGCTGTGTAATCCGCAGATGCTGATCGCGGACGAACCGACCACGGCGTTGGACGTGACAGTTCAGGCCCAGATTATGCATCTAATGAGAGAGCTGCAGCGGGAACTCAGCATTTCGATCGTTCTAATCACTCATGACCTGGGCATTGTCGCCGGCGCCTGTGATCACACCATGATCATGTATGGCGGGCGTATGATGGAATACGGCTCTACTTTGGATATTTTCAAAACGCCGTCCCACCCCTATACCCAGGGACTGTTGAAAGCGATTCCCAGACCGGATGACGAGAGCGATGAGCTCTACTCCATTCCCGGCAATCCACCGAATCTGCTGAATCCGCCGACGGGATGCCCGTTTGCGGAGCGTTGCTGCGAGGCGAGCGAGCAGTGCGAGGCGCGCGTCCCTGCGCTGGAGGCGTTGTCCGGGTCGCGTTTGCGGGCCTGTCATAAGCCCTGGACGCCGCCGCACAGAAAAGAGCCGCCCGCCGCCGGCGCGCGTCTGGAGCTGGAGGCCGGCGTGCGCGGAGATGTGTTATGA
- a CDS encoding methyl-accepting chemotaxis protein, translating into MKLNFFQKLVLLVAPAAACLLILAYVIISESLREYRQADDLTYMVALAGKSSYLTHELQKERGASAGYLGSGGKSFGDTLKEQRTLTDQRRSELSDFLKMHRHMIVRPQLLELMKTVDDLLAQMPQIRQRVDSLNIPAAEAIGFYTKANALLLSSAATVADDAVTPQISSALMAYYNFLQGKERAGIERAVLSNTFAAGKFAPGNYEKFIRLISEQNAYLETFDQFAQPEQVEYRKRTLQGGAVEQVEKYRRFALSGELQQDAADWFKQSTGRINLLKNIEEKLTNDVLALAEKVKNDDLKLLWWHCTLTLISLAIVGGMAAFLTYGVHKQVSSLMETMRAVSIRKDLRSRAKILAGDELGEIASLLNDMLDNFRDAVHRISACSGQLASVAEESAVTVATTADSLSTQKQDTLIVASAIEEMSASIKEVAENTSSASSAAGSADTLVSKANQLNSEAATTIDTVAAQVGEASASIRSLRDSSERIFQVVDVIKSIAEQTNLLALNAAIEAARAGEQGRGFAVVADEVRSLAQRTQSSTTEIEDMIRAFQDESGRAVLKVEASKDSVSKSVVGAGEVRKVLNDVLEAIHDINQRALQIAAAVEQQAQASGDIAAKMQSIGEKSQVAAEAGDQISAAAGEQSRLADELKTLSTAFQV; encoded by the coding sequence ATGAAGCTCAATTTCTTTCAGAAGCTTGTTTTACTGGTGGCGCCCGCCGCCGCCTGTCTCTTGATACTGGCCTATGTGATTATTTCCGAGTCTCTGCGCGAATACCGGCAAGCGGATGACCTTACCTACATGGTGGCGCTGGCGGGGAAAAGCAGTTATCTGACCCACGAACTGCAAAAAGAGCGCGGCGCCAGCGCCGGGTATCTGGGGTCGGGAGGCAAGTCATTCGGCGACACCCTCAAAGAACAGCGCACTTTGACCGATCAGCGCCGATCTGAATTATCCGACTTCCTGAAAATGCACCGCCACATGATCGTCAGGCCGCAACTGCTGGAACTGATGAAAACCGTGGATGATTTGTTAGCGCAAATGCCGCAGATTCGGCAACGGGTGGACAGTCTGAATATTCCCGCCGCCGAAGCCATTGGCTTTTACACCAAGGCAAACGCATTGCTGCTGTCCTCTGCGGCCACGGTCGCCGATGACGCGGTGACGCCCCAAATCAGCTCGGCGCTGATGGCTTACTATAACTTTCTACAGGGCAAGGAACGGGCGGGAATCGAACGCGCCGTGCTCAGCAATACCTTCGCCGCAGGAAAGTTCGCGCCTGGAAATTATGAGAAGTTCATTAGGCTGATCAGCGAGCAGAATGCCTATCTGGAAACCTTCGATCAATTCGCCCAACCCGAGCAAGTTGAATATCGTAAGCGCACCTTACAGGGAGGCGCGGTGGAACAGGTAGAGAAGTATCGCCGTTTCGCCCTGAGCGGTGAGTTGCAGCAGGATGCGGCGGACTGGTTCAAGCAGTCCACTGGTCGTATTAACCTGCTGAAAAACATTGAAGAAAAACTGACGAATGACGTCCTGGCGCTGGCGGAAAAGGTGAAGAACGATGACTTGAAGTTATTGTGGTGGCATTGCACGCTGACTCTGATTTCTCTGGCCATCGTCGGGGGCATGGCCGCCTTTCTGACTTATGGTGTGCACAAGCAGGTGAGCAGCTTGATGGAGACCATGCGCGCGGTGTCCATTCGCAAGGATCTGCGCAGTCGGGCGAAGATTCTGGCGGGAGATGAGCTGGGGGAAATCGCCAGCTTGTTGAACGACATGCTGGATAACTTCCGCGACGCGGTGCACCGGATTTCCGCCTGCAGCGGGCAATTGGCGTCGGTGGCGGAAGAGAGCGCCGTCACAGTGGCGACGACGGCGGACAGTCTGAGTACGCAGAAGCAGGATACGCTCATTGTCGCCTCCGCTATTGAGGAAATGAGCGCTTCTATCAAAGAGGTCGCGGAGAACACATCCAGCGCCTCTAGCGCGGCCGGCTCCGCGGATACGTTGGTGAGCAAAGCCAATCAGCTGAACTCGGAGGCGGCGACGACTATTGATACTGTCGCGGCGCAGGTCGGTGAGGCGTCGGCCAGCATTCGTAGTCTGCGCGATAGCAGCGAGCGCATTTTCCAGGTGGTGGACGTCATCAAAAGTATTGCGGAACAAACCAACCTGTTGGCGCTCAACGCCGCTATTGAGGCCGCGCGCGCGGGCGAACAGGGACGGGGGTTCGCCGTGGTGGCGGATGAAGTGCGCTCTCTGGCGCAACGCACTCAGAGTTCAACCACGGAAATTGAAGACATGATCCGCGCTTTCCAGGACGAGAGCGGCCGGGCGGTGTTGAAAGTGGAGGCAAGCAAGGACTCCGTCAGCAAGAGCGTGGTGGGCGCTGGTGAAGTGCGTAAGGTGTTGAACGACGTTCTGGAGGCGATTCATGATATCAACCAGCGCGCGTTGCAGATCGCGGCGGCGGTGGAGCAGCAGGCGCAGGCCAGCGGCGATATCGCCGCCAAGATGCAGTCGATTGGCGAAAAATCCCAGGTTGCTGCGGAAGCCGGGGATCAAATCTCCGCCGCCGCCGGCGAGCAAAGTCGTCTGGCGGATGAACTTAAAACCCTTTCCACCGCGTTTCAGGTGTGA
- a CDS encoding glycoside hydrolase family 19 protein, giving the protein MRTQFRFGMGILASVFCLSSAVVMAAVPEWKNNAVYQGGDQAHTANTIFQARYWTQGDDPTASGEWGPWKQVGLCDASCSGGDSPGDGGDNPGDGDDSASDLPQPLPGGGYSMKASALDAAEAGLTDTPQFNKVKDSVKTLDNAQVEAIVPGAASNPANVKRVESIMSSTQFEETFPQRHESYTYTRFLRAVGKFKGFCSTYDDGRDSDAICRKSLATMFAHFTQETGGHDGNSSIPQWRQGLVFVREAGCDANNSGCGYNAECSPDTWQGKTWPCGKDASGDYLKYFGRGAKQLSYNYNYGPFSQAMYGDVRVLLNDPEKVADTWLNLASAVFFFVYPASPKPSMLHVVDGTWTPNAHDAQLGIKPGFGATTNIINGGIECGHGYEKPQSVNRIDYYRNHAQALNVAIGANEELGCKDQKSFDTQGSGALQVYWDQDWGYYPDMPEGKSFACKLVGYQTPYFALAQGDYRSCVENFFDVTVVTDEKQQTAGQ; this is encoded by the coding sequence ATGCGTACTCAATTCAGATTCGGAATGGGGATATTAGCCTCTGTATTCTGTCTATCCAGCGCAGTGGTCATGGCTGCTGTGCCGGAATGGAAAAACAACGCTGTTTATCAGGGCGGCGATCAAGCGCACACCGCCAATACGATTTTTCAGGCCCGCTACTGGACGCAGGGAGATGATCCCACCGCCTCAGGAGAGTGGGGCCCCTGGAAGCAAGTAGGACTTTGCGACGCCTCCTGCAGTGGTGGCGACAGCCCCGGCGATGGCGGCGATAATCCGGGAGATGGCGACGACAGCGCCAGCGATTTGCCGCAACCGCTGCCGGGCGGCGGCTACAGCATGAAAGCGTCTGCTCTGGACGCCGCGGAAGCAGGCCTCACCGATACGCCCCAGTTCAACAAAGTCAAAGACTCCGTCAAAACCCTGGATAACGCTCAAGTCGAAGCGATTGTTCCCGGCGCCGCTTCTAATCCGGCGAACGTCAAGCGCGTGGAGAGCATCATGTCTTCCACACAGTTCGAAGAGACCTTCCCGCAGCGTCATGAGTCCTACACCTACACCCGCTTTCTGAGGGCGGTCGGCAAGTTCAAAGGATTCTGCTCCACCTATGATGACGGCCGCGACAGCGACGCTATCTGCCGTAAATCCCTGGCGACCATGTTCGCTCACTTCACTCAGGAAACTGGCGGCCATGATGGTAATTCCTCTATTCCACAGTGGCGTCAGGGTCTGGTGTTCGTCAGAGAAGCCGGATGCGACGCGAATAACTCGGGGTGCGGTTACAACGCGGAATGCAGTCCGGACACCTGGCAGGGCAAAACCTGGCCTTGCGGGAAGGACGCCAGCGGCGACTATCTGAAATATTTCGGCCGTGGCGCCAAGCAGCTCAGTTATAACTACAACTATGGCCCCTTTTCCCAGGCCATGTACGGCGATGTGAGAGTGTTGTTGAACGATCCTGAAAAAGTCGCAGACACTTGGCTCAACCTGGCCTCCGCCGTGTTCTTCTTTGTGTATCCGGCGTCTCCGAAACCCAGCATGTTGCACGTGGTGGATGGAACCTGGACGCCTAACGCTCACGATGCGCAACTGGGCATCAAACCCGGCTTCGGCGCCACCACCAATATCATCAATGGCGGCATCGAATGCGGTCATGGCTATGAGAAGCCGCAATCCGTCAATCGCATCGACTATTACCGCAACCACGCCCAGGCGCTCAACGTCGCCATCGGCGCCAACGAAGAGTTGGGATGTAAAGATCAGAAAAGCTTCGACACCCAAGGCTCCGGCGCATTGCAGGTGTACTGGGATCAGGATTGGGGTTACTACCCGGACATGCCCGAAGGCAAATCTTTCGCCTGCAAGCTGGTCGGCTATCAGACCCCGTACTTCGCGCTGGCGCAAGGCGACTATCGCAGCTGCGTGGAGAACTTTTTCGACGTCACCGTCGTGACTGATGAAAAACAACAAACAGCGGGACAATGA
- a CDS encoding oligopeptide/dipeptide ABC transporter ATP-binding protein, whose amino-acid sequence MSSANPILRVQDLCVRFDLPRGGVWPWRGEALQLKAVNHISFDLYPGEILGIVGESGCGKSTLARAILGMLQNVQGKVVWQGEDMLGLSPSQLRKRRQKLQMVFQDPIASLSPRMTVGEIIAEPLKTHYPEMSSAEREAKVVSIMETVGLHANQVNRYPHEFSGGQCQRVGIARALVLEPDLIICDEPVSALDVSIQAQIVNLLKKLQRELGLSLIFIAHDLNLVKYISDRVMVLYLGHVMEVANSRDLYREPLHPYSKALISAVPIPDPELERGKDVLLLEGDLPSPINPPLGCPFVTRCPMATQVCEETKPELREVADGQRRVACHHA is encoded by the coding sequence ATGAGCAGCGCCAACCCGATATTGAGAGTTCAGGATCTCTGCGTTCGCTTCGATTTGCCGCGCGGCGGCGTCTGGCCTTGGCGGGGAGAGGCGTTGCAGCTGAAAGCGGTGAACCACATCAGTTTCGACCTGTATCCAGGGGAAATTCTCGGCATAGTAGGGGAGTCCGGCTGCGGCAAGTCCACCCTTGCGCGTGCGATTCTCGGCATGCTGCAGAACGTGCAGGGCAAAGTGGTGTGGCAGGGAGAGGACATGCTCGGACTCTCGCCTTCGCAGTTGCGCAAGCGGCGCCAGAAACTGCAAATGGTGTTTCAGGACCCCATCGCCTCGCTGTCGCCGCGCATGACTGTGGGGGAGATCATCGCCGAACCGTTGAAGACCCATTATCCAGAGATGTCTTCCGCGGAGCGGGAGGCGAAAGTAGTCAGCATCATGGAGACGGTCGGTCTGCACGCCAATCAGGTCAACCGTTATCCCCATGAGTTCTCTGGCGGACAATGTCAGCGTGTGGGCATCGCCCGCGCCCTGGTGCTGGAGCCGGACCTGATCATCTGCGACGAGCCGGTGTCCGCCCTGGACGTATCCATTCAGGCGCAGATCGTCAATCTGCTGAAAAAGCTGCAGCGGGAGCTGGGCCTGTCGCTGATTTTCATCGCCCATGACCTTAACCTGGTGAAGTACATCAGCGACCGGGTCATGGTGTTGTATCTGGGACATGTTATGGAAGTGGCGAACAGTCGCGATCTGTATCGGGAGCCGCTGCATCCTTACAGCAAAGCGTTGATCTCCGCGGTGCCGATTCCAGATCCGGAACTGGAGCGCGGCAAGGACGTACTGTTGCTGGAAGGGGATTTACCGTCGCCCATCAATCCCCCGCTGGGATGCCCCTTCGTCACCCGTTGCCCCATGGCGACGCAGGTCTGTGAAGAGACCAAACCGGAACTGCGTGAGGTAGCGGACGGCCAACGCCGCGTCGCCTGCCATCACGCGTGA
- a CDS encoding AraC family transcriptional regulator, whose translation MSFVKQGVEPSIHCSFVFSYLAYLRESRLDEQALVDAVKGLRELLDERCWVPARMLNELTARALSETRDPYMGLRFGAEIDASTYSILGYIVSSAPSVEEALSVLRKAQRAVSSIGELQLVVEEDAVTCVFKDNWPRKLMLDHLVEAFISCWKALGSRISGIKARATLVTFKHAPVGDPVQYEKELGCRVSFHSPVDSVRFSLEGANRDTLCVGDRLVFEALKERLLKMLGPGSRNVSAQVNRVLANLPGELFPSMEMVASRLGMEPIELGKQLKSEHASFRMLLDRRKFMQTLALMQTTKLDLAAIAVQVGFSEQSALSRAFQRWTGMPPAQYREMLQRQERWLRRQRGDSSLGSLSPELSWAPALNNRNLPTPRSFVPEEAFSR comes from the coding sequence ATGTCGTTCGTAAAACAGGGTGTTGAGCCATCTATTCACTGTAGCTTCGTATTCTCATATCTCGCTTATTTACGAGAGAGCCGGCTTGATGAGCAGGCGTTGGTGGACGCGGTGAAGGGGTTAAGGGAGTTGTTGGACGAACGTTGCTGGGTTCCCGCGCGCATGCTCAACGAGCTGACCGCACGGGCGCTGTCGGAAACCCGCGATCCCTATATGGGGTTGAGGTTCGGGGCGGAAATCGACGCCTCGACCTATTCCATTCTGGGCTATATCGTCAGCTCAGCGCCTTCCGTAGAGGAGGCGTTGTCCGTGCTGCGCAAGGCGCAACGGGCGGTCAGCTCCATCGGAGAGTTGCAACTGGTGGTGGAGGAAGACGCCGTCACCTGCGTATTCAAAGACAACTGGCCGCGCAAACTCATGCTGGATCATCTGGTGGAGGCGTTTATCAGTTGCTGGAAAGCGCTGGGCAGCCGCATCTCCGGCATCAAGGCGCGAGCAACACTGGTCACCTTCAAGCATGCGCCCGTTGGCGATCCGGTGCAGTATGAAAAAGAGCTGGGCTGCCGGGTGAGCTTTCACAGCCCGGTGGATTCGGTGCGCTTTTCCCTGGAAGGCGCCAATCGCGACACCCTCTGCGTGGGTGACAGGCTTGTCTTCGAAGCGCTGAAAGAGCGTCTGCTGAAAATGCTTGGGCCGGGCTCCCGCAATGTCTCTGCGCAGGTTAACCGAGTGCTGGCGAATCTACCGGGAGAACTGTTTCCCAGTATGGAAATGGTGGCGTCGCGACTGGGCATGGAGCCGATTGAGCTGGGCAAACAACTGAAAAGCGAGCACGCCAGTTTCCGCATGTTGTTGGACCGCCGCAAGTTCATGCAAACCCTGGCGCTGATGCAAACCACAAAACTCGACCTCGCCGCGATTGCTGTGCAGGTCGGCTTCTCTGAGCAAAGCGCCTTGAGTCGCGCATTTCAACGCTGGACCGGCATGCCCCCGGCGCAATACCGGGAGATGTTGCAACGACAGGAACGCTGGTTGCGGCGTCAGCGCGGAGATTCTTCTCTGGGCTCGCTATCGCCGGAGCTGTCCTGGGCGCCTGCGCTGAACAACCGTAATCTGCCCACGCCGCGATCGTTTGTTCCCGAAGAAGCGTTCTCCCGCTGA